The following nucleotide sequence is from Silurus meridionalis isolate SWU-2019-XX chromosome 5, ASM1480568v1, whole genome shotgun sequence.
AATCTGAAATGTTTCATTTGCAGAACCAATTTCCATTAGtttactgattttttatttatttatttatttttaactccaGGGCCTGTGAAAGGCCATTCAGAATAGAATAAAAGTATTATGACTATTGAAGCAAGTCTACAGATCTGCTATCAAATCTCAGTTCTCTGTAGTAATGCACCAAAATTCTCAAATTAACAAAAAGTTATTTCAATGTTTCATCTTTAGTAACCACTTTACTCTGGTCAGAGTCATGGTAAGTCCAGAGCCCAGGAAACACTGGCCAGGGGCAAAAACATGGATCGAACACCCATCACTTCAATTCAAAAACTTGATCAAATTGGGCCTACCATAGGCTGTTAATATTGCTGTATTAGTTAAACTGGCTTCTtctgaaatataataattacagaCAGTAAAACGCTGTAATTTTAGAAATGAAATACAACTGACCACATTTTAGAGAGTAACATTTTTTGGAAGGTTTTATGAAGGTAGGAATGTGCTAGGCTTTtgatgtgcgtgtgtgtgtgtttgtatttcagCTCACATGTAAGTAGAACGAGGCCCATGCGGATGCTGAGGTCCACGAGCAGCGCCAACCTAGGCCTGACCCGTGCCACCGCTGGGGGAATCAGGATTTCGGCTGGCACGTAGAATTGCAGTGCATATGTAATGTAGATCCCAAAGGAGTACAGCAGTTTCACGATCTGATACAtcctacaaaaacacacacatgcaaaaacgTGCAGAAAGTCAGATCTGGTCAATTACAAAGCAAAAATACTAGCGAGTAAATCCTGGGGACGTAAAGGACACGCACAAAGTCTTGTGGCAAAGACAAGTGGACTGACTATTACTCAGTGTagtgaaacaaaaacatgtgGATGGCAAAATAACACAGACGGACATTATAAAAAAACGGTTTAAGTACAATTCTACAGTCAAGTGCACATGTAAGATTAgacaaagtatttttttctttactaaatttcgcctttaataaacacaatttttatatcactttaaagaaaatagagattttttttttatttatcccacTCACATCTGATCCTGAAGGAATTCTTTCTTCCCACTgctatttttgttgttgtttaactATACTGCAGTAAAAATCTGTGTACTGAGGCACAGCACAGTATGTCATGCACAATGCTGTGCCAAATCTCATCACTATCCAATCCCATTCTGAACACTTTTGGAGTGTTTGTGTAAAGACTGTCAGTTTTATATTCCATCCAGACCATATTTCGAGGTCACTGAGGCCTCTGATGGTGGTATGGTGGTTCAACTCCCATGTCATTATCAGCCATGAAAAAACATTCCAAATGCAGGAGGAAACACTGCAACCTCCATCCAAGGTAGACCGTTCATCAAGCTTTAAAAGAGAGCTCTTTAAAGAAACCACAATTTCAATTGCCATGCTTCCTGTCAAGAGCAGAGAAGTGGTACATAATTAAATGGTGTTATTGATGTATtatggtgtgcatgtgattggtgctaattgttcaaaatattttcccaaaaaaagtctaaaaatagCAATGCACTGAAGCTACTTTTCTGAATTAGCGGTCAACTAGTAATATTGGTAGTCATGCTATATCTAGCAcgtttattacatttatggccAGCGCAACTTACACTTATCTCCTTTATACAACAATTAAAGGTTAAGTGTTTGCTCAAGGGTCCATGAGCGATAGAttggtggtgctaggatttgaacttacaacctttcAACttcttttgaataaaataaattggaacCACAAGCAAATGCTacttctaacaaaaaaaaacaaacaaaaaaaaaaaaaacaaagctgaaGTTTTGGTTAATTTTTATTCttccatgtttttttaagcCCCCAGAACCTGGTGGTTCTCAGTATTCAGATTACTGAAAGTCATGTTATAACCCAAATAACGTGCATTTCAGCTCAAACTAATTTTCAAGAATATGAAAGAGTgcgattttgtttttctttgtaaagataatatatatatatatatatatatatatatatatatatatatatatatatatatatatatatatatatatatatatatatgatgtgcaTGAACATAAAAACTCAATGAAACACAGAACTGTGACTGCTCCTAGatattattttaagtttatGTGGGCTCTGATTGACATCTCTGCTTCTCCCTGTGTAACTGACACACAGTCTACATGTTCATCATTTCCTGCAGAGAACATCACACAGCGAGGAGATTGAGTGAAGCGACTGTATCCTGAGCCACGTGCTGAGGCTTTTGCTCAAGTGATTCTGGTCAGCTCTGTTCTATGGGACCTGTGTAGGCTGCATGCTGGAGCAACCGGCTGGAGAGAAGCTGAGAGCAACCTCCTGCCTGTGCTGTCGAACTCGATTACAGAGAGCAGCAACTGGCGCACTCCTGCAAATTGAACTGATCAAGCAGTCTCAATCTGTTTGCCTTCAACACCTGAAAAAACTCACTCGGCTGATGGTGCTTTCCTGATGGTCTGTGCCATTAAGCGTAATATAATGTACAGTAGAGTCTGAAGGAGATtaaaacacaccaacacactttCCTTATCAGCAAGGACAAGCTGGCGTTCAGCCAACCGAAACGCTTCCATTTCAGCATGTGAGTAATGGAACATCGGTGGGACACGTGACTGCGAAAGGTCTGGCGGAGCAGTTTATCGGGAAAGGAAAATGCAGACGTGTGCATGAATCTCACCAGCAGTCGGGTAAGTTAAGCGTGATGCTGCCCCCTATCCGGCTGCCGAAGCAGATGTACCCGATGGTGCCGAGGGAGATGTACAGCATGGTGACGATCCCCATTCCCAAATACAGTACTTTGCTGAAGTGCTGTGGTTTCTGCATTTTGTTTTCTAGTGGCAGGACCTGCAAATTTGCATGTGAGACAATtaccctttaaaaaaatgttttactctcAATTATCGAATCATTTGATATCGGTTATTAAAAATGACACTCACCACACCGATTCCTTCAAAAGCAAATATAGCAGTTCCAAAGAATAAAGGGTAGTCACCAACTTTTCCGAACAATGGAAGGTTAACAGGGTGTGGAATAtgctggaaaaacaaaaacaatatttatagaCAAAGCAGGTAAAGAATACAACAGGTTTTGAGGGTTCTGAAGATGAAAAGAAAGTACCTTTAACAGGGAAAAATACACTCGAATTGAACTGGCTAGCAAGCTAGCCGACAGGTTTATAAAAAGAATGTAGATACTTAATGATCTATTCCAGctaaaactacacaaaactttccactggattttgtcgGAAATGTCACTAAATTACTATTAATTTCTTGTTTGTACAACTGTTGTGGAATAAGCACTTTTCATGAGGCACTCTTGCAGTTATACCGATTAGCTACAGCCCTCAGGTTTGTGTGTGGACCCCAATCACATGCCCTGCAGATATTCATATTgatttatggatatggtgaaaCTTTATGTGAGAATAGACTTCTTTTACATTTAGGTCAGTAGGTTTGCCTCCACAGGAAAGTCTTTATGTTGATAAAATTCTTGCTAACATGCTAAGCTAAAAGATTATTGtcttattaattacattaaaagaaaacaaataagagCAAGTAAAAAGATGCCATTTTGGCAAACGATTTACAGCTCTCTCATTCAGTGGTTATGggattaagggctttgctcaggggccacggagtggcagcttggtgtggctgggatttgaactcaagaccCTCAGATTCAAAGTCCAATACCTTAAACGCTAAACTACCATCTCCCCTGGCATTTCTCAGACACCCTTATATAGATGAGCAATTGAGTgctaggggccttgctcaggggcccagcagctTGGTGgcactgggatttaaacccatgttcttccaatcagaagtccaacagcTTATCTACCACTAGCTACCACTACCCGTGACTAACataagtgataaaaaaaaaaaaaaacaccattatGTTTTACAACATTAAATTTAACTATAAAAAGTTCAAAAATATGATGTCATACATAAATGGTTTACTAACGATCACTGGCAAATTGCTGTAGTTTAAGAGAATAGTACAGTTAGCGACAGGTGCATTCGATAACAAAAATCACGCTAAAAACTGcagtaaaaaaatcatttcaaccCTTCAATAAATGAAGAGTATAACATTTACTGCCTTAAGCAAGCAATGCAAGCAGTGTAAGTTATGGATAATTTTTTAGgcttatataatgaataaatgttcaTTAATTCATGCTGACGGTGAATACATGAAGCTTATAAAAGCTATTGAATTCATACATcactatttgtgtgtgtgtgtgtgtgtgtgtgtgtgtgtgtgtgtgtgtgtgtgtgtataccatcACGCAGTAGACGTAGATAAACACCAAGCTGGCACACATGACCACATTGGCTATGAAGGAGAAAGGAGCTAGAAACTTAAGGCTGCGGGTAAACACCAGGGCGATAATGAAGGGGAGGAAGATAACCATGTAGATGCGGGAATCAAAGCTGGGAACAGTCACTGCAGTCTCATTGGTATTGCAGTTCATCGTTGTCCCATTGGCCGCCTCGATTACCTAAGCAAaacagtgtgtggtgtgtgtgtttaaaagtaTGTTATtgatgaaaaataattatttaatataaaccttgGTGTTAAGCAGACAAAAACTTTTCTTGGAGTCAACTTCTTTGCAGAATTATTGCTTTTCCTACTAAATAGTTTAGAAAAAACAGCTGTATTCTGGGTCGACAGACAAGTGCATGATTGACTAGCCTAGCTCTTTGagcaaaaatgaataaaagcgtAACAGCACCCTCGTGTGGTCTGAGAATTAACAATAACATCGCAGCCATGAAACTCATCATGCATATTCTTAATATTCGTTTGTACATcttagtgtttatttaatggaattaaaatctaaattagattcaactttattgttattgcacaagTTAtggtacaaggcaacgaaatgcagaaCTAGAAGTGCACCCAAAGTGCATTGgtagcagtgtaaaatatttacatatgtacaggATTATAAGGCTTTAAGTtgatagatataaataataacagataaatgaatatgaaatgaaaaatataaatataaataaatagtacacAGAAGGCGATTATATTCAATGTATACAATTTCTCCTTCATTGCACTCATCGTTTATAATCACCTTCcatgttctgtttatattcatattgtTCATTTCAGATTGTTCATTCGTCTGTCATTATTTATAACCATCGTATATCATTATATGCACTGCTTATAATGCAAACCTGTagtgttgtaaaaaaaataataaaacaccacaCATAAAATTATATTCTTTATCACACTGACCaatataaaacagcaaatgtttaaatacagactaaaaaaattttttttgactgaaaacaaaaatgaatttgATGAAGTACCTCACCTGTTTGACATTGTCACTCAGAAATACAAAGTACACACAGCAGAAGCCCAGCTGAGTAATGATCAGGAACACATTCACCACACGCCTAGTAACAGAAACAACACGATCCACAGCTTTATATTCCATTCAAGATTgagtgagaaaaggaaaaaacattcGAAAGTCAAGTGCTAAACTATTCAGTACAAAAATATTGACCATTGTGGCatccacaagacacttttgcaATGTGCAGAGGATAATTCTTATTACAGCTTCCTGGAAGTGAAGTGGTTTGAACAGAACTATTTTGGACCAATCCCACCCATTTTCAGCGTTTCTGGTGTTTTCTAATGAAATTCTGTTAAAAAactgtctccaaaacgtcctgaatgcgctgtccctctaataaacaaatttctaatcctgtccatcctcgtcactcccaacaaaaacctcaacatcttcagctctgctaccgccagctccacctcctgtcttttactcaatgccactgcctctataccatacaacatcacaggtctcaccacagtcctataaactttccctttcactcttgcagatactcttctatcacaaatcacttctgccactcttctccatccactccaccctgcctgcactcttttcttcacttctctaacacactctccattactttacactattgaccccaggtacctgaactccgtAACCTTCTCCACATCTTTCCCCTGCAACCACACctctccactgccctccctctcattcacacatgtgtactctgtcttactcctactgactttcattccccttctctccagcatgtacctccacctctccaggctcttctcaacctgctccctactctcaccacaaatcacaatatcatctgcaaacatcatagtccagggagactcctgtctgacctcgtccgtcaacctgtccgtcaccactgcaaacaggaaagggctcagagctgatccttgatgcaatccaacctcgaccttgaaccagtctgtcgttcatTACATTGCAGCGTTTAAATACCCATTCACTTTAAACTTAAACTTGTGTATCCAAGATCACATTGCTTATTTTAGCATGAGTATCACTGAGActgatttttattacttttcacAGACAGACTTTTACTAATTATTATCCTTGTGAATACAAAAAACATAAGCACTGGACACCAAACATGTCTTTGTGGGCTGAATGGGAAATTGTGCACATTTGCCTGTTTAACAAACTATTAAGGTTCAGGTGATCATGAAACTAATTTACAGCAGCACAAAAGAACCAGAGAAGATTAGAGTgtatagataaatataaaaatatacaataaacacaTAATTACCGTCCCCATATGGAATGCCTTCTTAAACAAGATACGTTTTCCATCCCATATTCCACTGCATCTCCATAGGACAGAAATGGCTTCCCTAacctaataaataaaacagcagttcaacctttattttaatttgaagaTTGTCAGAAATGAGCACAAACAATTTAGATATTCCAGTCAATCTTTTGGAACTTATCCAAATGAGAAACCaaaaagcaatttaaaaaacattcagtGGAAATGTGATAAAATCAATTATAGACcagaatacaattaaaaaaaaattattcatgacAATAAAACCCTGCTTTGCTCTAAACTTCTCAAACACATTTCAGTTTCACAGATACTCTATAAAGACAAAAGTGTGTGGTCAACTTTTTGAATGTCTCGTTCCACATTTTGTCcgcttttgctgttataataacctccactcttctgggaaagatATTCCCTAGATTTTGAATTGTGGTTGTGAAAATatttgcttattcagccacaagggtcatgtactgatgtagagtgaggaggcctggagtgcaatcagagttccaattcatcccaaaaactTCATAAAACATCAGTAAAATCAAATAAGTCATATCCGTGTCAATGATTCCCCAGTCGTGACAGGGAACTCAAAGAGTCATATAGGTACAATCTTAATGATTCTGACATTCTATTAAAGAGTTCAATCTT
It contains:
- the slc36a1 gene encoding proton-coupled amino acid transporter 1; amino-acid sequence: MASGINYQDGPALPQINQSPVDDDDEPIHPNSPSRRQSEYERIGGRAGTSFIPTLIHLLKGNIGTGLLGLPLAVKNAGLLMGPLSLLVMGIVAVHCMQVLVKCSHHLSAKLGKPFLSYGDAVEYGMENVSCLRRHSIWGRRVVNVFLIITQLGFCCVYFVFLSDNVKQVIEAANGTTMNCNTNETAVTVPSFDSRIYMVIFLPFIIALVFTRSLKFLAPFSFIANVVMCASLVFIYVYCVMHIPHPVNLPLFGKVGDYPLFFGTAIFAFEGIGVVLPLENKMQKPQHFSKVLYLGMGIVTMLYISLGTIGYICFGSRIGGSITLNLPDCWMYQIVKLLYSFGIYITYALQFYVPAEILIPPAVARVRPRLALLVDLSIRMGLVLLTCALAILIPELDLVISLVGSISSSALALIFPPLLEIITFHTEGISPFVLSKNIVISLIGLVGFLTGTYISIVEIIHRSHTKQSGVFQVYW